Proteins from a genomic interval of Bradyrhizobium sp. CCBAU 53340:
- a CDS encoding ABC transporter permease, with amino-acid sequence MLGYLLRRIFAAVPVMGVVALFVFLLLRLTPGDPAAILAGDNATPERLERIRTSLGLNEPLIVQFITWVNKLLHGDLGTSLISNLPVIKMIGQRVEPSISIALSTIILAVIVAVPLGVIAAWKHGTWIDRFVMGLSVLGFSVPVFVVGYVLIEVFAIDLRWVPVQGFKSISAGFGPFFERIILPTCALSFIYIALIARMTRAAMLDVLGEDYVRTARAKGITEVAVMMRHALRNAAVPVITVIGTGFALLISGVVVTESVFNIPGIGRLTVDAVLARDYPVIQAMILLTSLIYVVVNLLIDVAYTLLDPRIRY; translated from the coding sequence TTGCTCGGATATCTCCTTCGCCGAATTTTCGCTGCCGTACCCGTGATGGGCGTCGTCGCGCTTTTCGTGTTCCTGCTGCTGCGGCTGACGCCGGGCGACCCTGCGGCGATCCTCGCCGGCGACAACGCCACGCCGGAACGACTGGAGCGCATCCGCACCTCGCTCGGCCTCAACGAGCCCTTGATCGTGCAGTTCATCACCTGGGTGAATAAGCTGCTGCACGGCGATCTCGGAACCTCCCTGATTTCCAACCTGCCCGTCATCAAGATGATCGGCCAGCGCGTCGAGCCGTCGATTTCGATCGCGCTGTCGACCATCATCCTCGCCGTCATCGTCGCCGTCCCCCTCGGCGTGATCGCAGCGTGGAAGCACGGCACCTGGATCGACCGCTTCGTGATGGGGCTGTCGGTGCTCGGCTTCTCGGTGCCGGTGTTCGTGGTCGGCTATGTGCTGATCGAGGTGTTTGCGATCGACCTGCGCTGGGTACCGGTGCAGGGCTTCAAGAGCATCTCGGCCGGCTTCGGGCCGTTCTTCGAGCGCATCATCCTGCCGACCTGCGCGCTCTCCTTCATCTACATCGCGCTGATCGCACGCATGACGCGCGCGGCGATGCTCGACGTGCTCGGCGAAGACTATGTGCGAACGGCGCGCGCCAAAGGCATCACCGAGGTCGCCGTGATGATGCGGCACGCGCTGCGCAATGCCGCGGTGCCCGTGATCACCGTGATCGGAACCGGCTTTGCGCTTCTGATCTCCGGCGTCGTCGTCACCGAGAGCGTGTTCAACATCCCCGGCATCGGCCGCCTCACCGTGGACGCGGTGCTGGCGCGCGACTATCCGGTGATCCAGGCCATGATCCTGCTGACCTCGCTGATCTACGTCGTGGTCAATCTCCTGATCGATGTCGCCTACACGCTGCTCGATCCCCGGATCCGGTACTAG
- a CDS encoding M20/M25/M40 family metallo-hydrolase, whose amino-acid sequence MNPANLPFDSEAMLAGLRTWVECESPTWDAGAVNRMLDIAARDMAIMGATIERIAGRQGFGGVMRARFPHPRQGEPGILIAGHMDTVHPVGTIETLKWRREGNRCYGPGIFDMKGGNYLSLEAIRQLARASFTTPLPITVLFTPDEEVGTPSTRDIIEAEAARNKYVLVPEPGRADNGVTTGRYAIARFNLEATGRPSHAGATLSAGRSAIREMARQILAIDAMTTEDCTFSVGIVHGGQWVNCVATTATGEALSMAKRQADLDRGVERMLALSGTSNDVTFKVTRGVTRPVWEPDAGTMALYDKARGIAKALGAELPHASSGGGSDGNFTGAMGIPTLDGLGVRGANAHTLEEHIEVESLVERGRLMAGLLATLE is encoded by the coding sequence ATGAATCCAGCCAATCTTCCCTTCGATTCCGAGGCCATGCTCGCGGGCCTGCGCACCTGGGTGGAATGCGAAAGCCCGACCTGGGACGCGGGCGCCGTTAACCGGATGCTCGATATTGCAGCGCGGGATATGGCGATCATGGGTGCAACCATCGAACGCATCGCCGGCCGTCAGGGCTTTGGCGGCGTCATGCGCGCGCGGTTTCCCCATCCCAGGCAAGGCGAGCCGGGCATCCTGATCGCCGGGCACATGGATACTGTCCATCCGGTCGGCACCATCGAGACGCTGAAATGGCGCCGCGAGGGCAACAGATGCTACGGCCCCGGCATCTTCGACATGAAGGGCGGCAACTACCTCTCGCTGGAAGCGATCCGGCAGCTTGCGCGCGCCTCTTTCACCACGCCCCTGCCGATCACCGTCCTGTTCACGCCGGACGAGGAAGTCGGCACGCCCTCGACGCGCGACATCATCGAGGCGGAGGCCGCGCGCAACAAATATGTGCTGGTGCCCGAGCCCGGCCGCGCCGACAACGGTGTCACCACCGGACGTTACGCCATCGCGCGATTCAATCTGGAAGCGACGGGACGGCCGAGCCATGCCGGCGCGACATTATCGGCCGGACGTTCCGCCATCCGCGAGATGGCGCGGCAGATCCTTGCGATCGACGCGATGACGACGGAGGATTGCACCTTCTCGGTCGGAATCGTGCATGGCGGCCAATGGGTGAATTGCGTTGCAACCACCGCCACCGGCGAAGCGCTCTCCATGGCCAAGCGCCAGGCCGACCTCGACCGCGGCGTCGAGCGGATGCTGGCGCTGTCGGGCACCAGCAACGACGTGACCTTCAAGGTCACGCGCGGGGTGACACGGCCAGTGTGGGAACCGGATGCCGGCACCATGGCGCTCTATGACAAGGCACGCGGCATCGCCAAAGCGCTCGGCGCGGAATTACCGCATGCCAGCTCCGGCGGCGGCTCCGACGGCAACTTCACCGGCGCCATGGGCATTCCGACTCTCGACGGCCTGGGCGTGCGCGGCGCCAATGCCCACACGTTGGAAGAGCATATCGAGGTCGAAAGCCTGGTCGAACGTGGCCGCCTGATGGCGGGACTGCTGGCGACGCTGGAGTGA